A genomic region of Papaver somniferum cultivar HN1 chromosome 7, ASM357369v1, whole genome shotgun sequence contains the following coding sequences:
- the LOC113293813 gene encoding uncharacterized protein LOC113293813 isoform X2, giving the protein MIQDENLHTHFRGPSRKALTNITNSSKLSPHKAASKKNLLKKSDNTMEQNGLYMNPGLINSNTKSNFKGDAVGGKLKVLSDGQKKAGLGGGVRKALRDITNSRKLSLNQEPKKNNPKKLNGIAGERFLHDHQKCIKSQNSEMDGKLLLKTLGFDDDFSVQWSKPGLDPALLPPKVDSFSSLMLLEYDEIPELLYEVRSPPRCRTPDHQISSPSMNRYALSASLMLLGSP; this is encoded by the exons ATGATTCAAGATGAGAATTTGCATACTCACTTTCGAG GCCCATCTCGAAAGGCATTGACCAACATTACAAACTCTTCAAAGCTATCTCCACATAAGGCGGCATCAAAGAAGAATCTGTTGAAGAAATCTGATAATACCATGGAGCAGAATGGTTTGTATATGAATCCTGGTCTCATCAATTCAAATACGAAATCAAATTTCAAAG GGGATGCTGTTGGGGGGAAACTAAAAGTTCTTTCAGATGGTCAAAAGAAAGCAGGACTAGGTGGTGGTGTTAGGAAAGCACTGCGCGACATTACAAACTCGAGGAAGTTGTCTCTTAATCAGGAGCCAAAGAAGAATAATCCTAAGAAATTGAATGGCATTGCTGGAGAAAGGTTCCTACACGATCATCAGAAATGTATTAAATCACAGAATTCTGAAATGGATGGGAAGTTGCTTCTTAAAACACTTGGATTTGATGATG ATTTCTCTGTGCAATGGTCTAAGCCAGGGTTAGATCCAGCTCTGTTACCACCAAAG GTTGATTCGTTCAGCTCTTTAATGCTTTTGGAGTATGATGAGATTCCAGAGTTACTTTATGAAGTTCGATCCCCACCGCGATGCCGAACCCCTGATCACCAGATTTCCTCTCCCTCGATGAACCGATATGCATTATCTGCTTCTCTAATGTTGCTTGGATCCCCATAA
- the LOC113293813 gene encoding uncharacterized protein LOC113293813 isoform X1 has translation MAARTLGMIQDENLHTHFRGPSRKALTNITNSSKLSPHKAASKKNLLKKSDNTMEQNGLYMNPGLINSNTKSNFKGDAVGGKLKVLSDGQKKAGLGGGVRKALRDITNSRKLSLNQEPKKNNPKKLNGIAGERFLHDHQKCIKSQNSEMDGKLLLKTLGFDDDFSVQWSKPGLDPALLPPKVDSFSSLMLLEYDEIPELLYEVRSPPRCRTPDHQISSPSMNRYALSASLMLLGSP, from the exons ATGGCAGCAAGAACTCTTGGAATGATTCAAGATGAGAATTTGCATACTCACTTTCGAG GCCCATCTCGAAAGGCATTGACCAACATTACAAACTCTTCAAAGCTATCTCCACATAAGGCGGCATCAAAGAAGAATCTGTTGAAGAAATCTGATAATACCATGGAGCAGAATGGTTTGTATATGAATCCTGGTCTCATCAATTCAAATACGAAATCAAATTTCAAAG GGGATGCTGTTGGGGGGAAACTAAAAGTTCTTTCAGATGGTCAAAAGAAAGCAGGACTAGGTGGTGGTGTTAGGAAAGCACTGCGCGACATTACAAACTCGAGGAAGTTGTCTCTTAATCAGGAGCCAAAGAAGAATAATCCTAAGAAATTGAATGGCATTGCTGGAGAAAGGTTCCTACACGATCATCAGAAATGTATTAAATCACAGAATTCTGAAATGGATGGGAAGTTGCTTCTTAAAACACTTGGATTTGATGATG ATTTCTCTGTGCAATGGTCTAAGCCAGGGTTAGATCCAGCTCTGTTACCACCAAAG GTTGATTCGTTCAGCTCTTTAATGCTTTTGGAGTATGATGAGATTCCAGAGTTACTTTATGAAGTTCGATCCCCACCGCGATGCCGAACCCCTGATCACCAGATTTCCTCTCCCTCGATGAACCGATATGCATTATCTGCTTCTCTAATGTTGCTTGGATCCCCATAA